In a single window of the Bradyrhizobium erythrophlei genome:
- a CDS encoding outer membrane protein, with product MKLFWVLPTGYMCVPLFRYGVSIETKGHFMKKLMVAAAIVAVSAPALAADLPAGTYTKAPAAVAPAYDWSGFYVGVNAGGAWSRADLGTSTIFDPAHRAGYFGDAVSTNLFNSVGNQRANTSGFIGGAQAGFNWQVDNFVAGLETDFQSFHQHGSSTATAIYPTGGAAGVPFTISQSFSTDWLWTLRPRLGFAANSWLIYATGGLAVTHLKGNFLFVDGFADTEAASMSETRTGWTVGGGVEYALLNGWSLKAEYLHLDFGTEEMTTHNLLDSGTFPVPGQPFTHRVKLTSDIARIGLNYNFGTPGTVRH from the coding sequence TTGAAATTGTTCTGGGTGTTGCCCACCGGTTACATGTGCGTGCCCCTTTTCCGCTATGGTGTTTCAATTGAAACCAAGGGGCATTTTATGAAGAAATTAATGGTTGCCGCCGCCATCGTCGCAGTCTCGGCTCCCGCACTTGCTGCGGACTTGCCGGCTGGAACCTATACCAAAGCGCCAGCCGCCGTGGCTCCTGCATACGATTGGTCGGGATTCTATGTCGGCGTTAATGCCGGCGGCGCGTGGAGCCGGGCCGATCTCGGCACGTCCACGATTTTCGACCCCGCTCATCGTGCCGGCTACTTTGGTGATGCGGTCAGCACCAACCTGTTTAACTCAGTCGGCAATCAGCGTGCCAACACAAGCGGCTTCATCGGCGGTGCTCAAGCCGGTTTCAACTGGCAGGTGGACAATTTCGTGGCGGGGCTCGAAACCGATTTTCAGTCTTTCCACCAGCACGGCAGTTCGACGGCAACCGCGATCTACCCCACCGGCGGCGCAGCCGGGGTTCCATTCACCATCTCCCAGTCGTTTTCAACGGACTGGCTATGGACCTTGCGACCGCGTCTCGGGTTTGCGGCCAACAGCTGGCTCATTTATGCGACGGGCGGACTTGCGGTCACTCACCTGAAAGGCAACTTTCTGTTCGTCGACGGGTTCGCGGATACCGAGGCTGCTTCCATGTCTGAGACAAGGACCGGTTGGACTGTCGGCGGTGGCGTTGAATATGCGCTGCTGAACGGTTGGTCGTTAAAGGCCGAGTATCTCCACCTAGACTTCGGCACGGAAGAAATGACGACCCACAACCTTTTGGATTCCGGGACCTTCCCCGTCCCGGGGCAACCATTTACTCATAGGGTCAAGCTGACGTCGGACATTGCTCGCATCGGGCTGAACTACAATTTTGGAACTCCCGGCACCGTGAGGCACTAA
- a CDS encoding ABC transporter substrate-binding protein: MSLSRRDFLTTSAAVASGLAITPIIGLDRAAAAPLQEVRFSEAVHNLGYINLYVGMHAGIFEKNGLDMKVTAAGGDTQTFAAVLGGSADFAIGDATMAQISRENGGPGVVVGTVVQRAHYFGVSKTLKPITDPKDFKGLRIVTSPEPNTNYSVAKRLLENAGLKVGVDATIVPVNPGTEIAAMLAGQADIAIAYQPSVAAAEAQGATVVFDFSSYIGPFCNTGIMVLPSTIQKNPQMVQALVTSFEEASRKTYADPAFAKQVARKEFPDLPGEVVDKAIDAELRYLIPAQSVVTKPDQWKNLMDMQVYLGNAKGTIPFDQIIDNTFADKAVASLK; encoded by the coding sequence GTGTCACTCAGTCGCCGCGATTTCCTGACGACGTCCGCCGCTGTTGCAAGTGGCCTGGCGATTACGCCGATCATCGGCCTGGACCGAGCGGCAGCTGCGCCCCTCCAGGAAGTGCGCTTCAGCGAAGCCGTCCATAATCTCGGCTACATCAATCTCTACGTCGGGATGCACGCCGGCATCTTCGAGAAAAACGGCCTCGACATGAAAGTCACCGCCGCCGGCGGAGACACGCAGACCTTTGCGGCTGTTCTTGGCGGGTCAGCGGATTTTGCGATCGGTGATGCGACGATGGCTCAGATTTCCCGGGAGAACGGTGGTCCAGGTGTTGTGGTCGGCACGGTCGTCCAGCGTGCTCACTATTTCGGTGTGTCGAAAACGCTCAAGCCAATCACTGACCCCAAGGACTTCAAGGGCTTGAGGATCGTCACTTCGCCCGAACCGAACACGAATTACAGTGTTGCGAAGCGACTGTTGGAGAACGCGGGCCTGAAGGTCGGCGTGGACGCGACCATCGTTCCGGTGAACCCGGGTACCGAAATTGCAGCCATGCTGGCTGGTCAAGCTGATATTGCCATCGCGTATCAGCCAAGCGTCGCCGCCGCCGAAGCGCAAGGCGCCACGGTGGTGTTCGATTTCTCCAGCTATATCGGGCCCTTCTGCAACACTGGAATCATGGTGCTGCCCTCGACGATCCAGAAAAATCCGCAGATGGTGCAGGCGCTCGTCACCTCGTTTGAAGAAGCTTCGCGCAAAACCTACGCCGATCCCGCGTTCGCCAAGCAGGTCGCACGCAAGGAATTTCCGGACCTTCCAGGTGAGGTTGTCGACAAGGCAATTGATGCTGAGCTCAGATATCTCATTCCGGCTCAATCCGTTGTTACCAAACCGGATCAATGGAAGAATCTGATGGATATGCAGGTCTATCTGGGCAATGCGAAAGGCACGATACCATTCGATCAGATCATCGATAACACGTTTGCGGACAAGGCGGTCGCCAGCCTCAAATGA
- a CDS encoding ABC transporter ATP-binding protein codes for MTGEANGVSAAQRVTAGADVAPAVPLVVRHVAKSYEVDGRLVPVIGDLSMTLDTGQIVSIVGPSGCGKTTLLNTLCGLLTPDSGRISWYGQEIAGQPQNVGYMLQKDLLLPWRTALGNVMLGLEIRGVAAGEARDSSRAMLDQLGLHGFADHYPSTLSGGMRQRVALARTLVNEPAVLLLDEPFASLDFQNKLLIESDTAKLVRERGRSLLLITHDIEEAVSLADRVIVLSKRPTRVKAVYDIVLGIERTDMMAARDSRDFSKYVRQIWADLDVVLQ; via the coding sequence ATGACGGGCGAAGCGAACGGCGTGAGTGCTGCTCAGCGCGTCACTGCCGGAGCGGATGTTGCTCCGGCAGTTCCGCTCGTGGTCCGGCACGTTGCAAAAAGCTATGAAGTTGACGGACGGCTGGTTCCGGTCATTGGCGATCTCAGCATGACGCTCGACACTGGCCAGATCGTCAGCATCGTTGGGCCCTCCGGTTGCGGCAAGACGACGCTTCTGAACACTTTGTGCGGATTGCTGACGCCGGACTCGGGACGTATCAGCTGGTACGGCCAGGAGATCGCCGGCCAGCCGCAAAATGTCGGCTACATGCTTCAGAAGGATCTCCTCCTGCCGTGGCGAACCGCGCTCGGCAATGTGATGCTGGGCCTTGAAATCCGCGGCGTGGCGGCCGGCGAGGCTAGGGACAGCAGCCGCGCAATGCTCGATCAGCTGGGGCTCCACGGTTTCGCTGACCACTATCCTTCGACGCTCTCGGGCGGCATGCGCCAGCGCGTGGCGCTGGCACGGACATTGGTGAACGAGCCCGCCGTCCTGCTGCTCGATGAACCGTTCGCTTCGCTTGATTTTCAAAACAAGCTGCTGATCGAAAGCGATACGGCGAAGCTGGTTCGCGAGCGCGGCCGGTCGCTTTTGCTGATTACGCACGATATCGAAGAAGCCGTATCCCTTGCGGATCGCGTAATCGTACTGTCCAAACGGCCAACGCGGGTCAAGGCGGTCTATGATATCGTGCTCGGCATCGAACGGACCGACATGATGGCGGCGCGCGATAGCCGCGATTTCAGCAAATACGTTCGGCAAATCTGGGCCGATCTTGACGTCGTTTTGCAATGA
- a CDS encoding ABC transporter permease, whose product MDRATHVPAQKPTPPAIRRWRRLRSAAIVLMTQGAILAVLLGLWDHVTANNKQAAFMFGSPSAIAGFLGEMVRDGSLWRDTYVTGLETLLGFLVGNFVGTVIGLSLWYSRFVSRVVEPFVIALGSIPIIALAPIIIIWFGTGLISKVAMSTLSVVIVALVTSYKGAVGVDTDQINLMRTLGASKFQIFLKLVVPASLTDIFAGLKLTVGFALIGAIVGEFMSSSEGLGHAIFRAGSLYIIPKVFAALVATIALALLLTFVVGRIERLLMPWRRIH is encoded by the coding sequence ATGGACCGCGCGACCCACGTGCCTGCACAAAAGCCCACGCCGCCGGCCATCCGGCGCTGGCGCAGGCTGCGCTCGGCCGCCATCGTTCTCATGACACAAGGCGCGATCCTCGCCGTTCTGCTCGGTTTGTGGGATCATGTGACGGCGAACAACAAGCAGGCAGCCTTCATGTTTGGCTCGCCTTCGGCGATCGCAGGCTTTCTCGGTGAGATGGTGCGCGATGGCAGTCTTTGGCGCGATACTTACGTCACCGGACTCGAAACGTTACTCGGCTTCCTGGTCGGAAATTTCGTCGGTACCGTCATTGGACTCTCGCTCTGGTACTCCAGGTTCGTTTCTCGTGTGGTGGAACCGTTCGTTATCGCGCTCGGCTCCATTCCGATCATCGCCCTGGCGCCGATCATCATCATCTGGTTCGGCACGGGATTGATTTCGAAAGTTGCAATGTCGACGCTGTCGGTCGTGATTGTTGCCCTGGTGACGTCTTACAAGGGCGCGGTCGGGGTCGATACCGACCAGATCAATCTGATGCGGACGCTGGGAGCGTCCAAGTTTCAGATTTTTCTCAAGCTCGTGGTGCCGGCCTCGCTGACCGATATCTTTGCCGGACTGAAGCTCACGGTCGGTTTCGCGCTGATCGGTGCGATCGTCGGCGAATTCATGTCGTCATCCGAGGGCCTGGGCCATGCCATTTTCAGGGCGGGATCGCTGTACATCATTCCAAAGGTATTCGCCGCTTTGGTCGCAACGATCGCGCTGGCGCTGCTTTTGACTTTTGTGGTGGGCAGGATTGAGCGCCTTCTTATGCCGTGGCGCCGTATCCATTAA
- a CDS encoding acetamidase/formamidase family protein, protein MSQRVSKIDNIKYALSGNDRFVASVEPGETFVVECAINVNDGTIRHLGQQLTAADVTLPFVNGATGPIEVRGSKAGDMLKVEIINMELDKLGFTALWPGIGMFPDWVRRKEFGRQTRVVEVKDNLVHWNEHVKLPIKPMIGVIGVAPVHGAVLTVDNGPHGGNLDVQEITTGNTVFLRVNQEGTHLFLGDCHAIQGDGECNGMGAIEIAATLTVKVSLEKAPARLNHPRIETSTHICTLGCARPLEDAMRLAFEEMVYWMEDDWKIPAAEGYMLLGQIAEARCTQVVNPKYTYICKVDKSILSRYFG, encoded by the coding sequence ATGTCTCAGCGTGTCAGCAAAATCGACAATATCAAATACGCGCTTTCCGGAAATGACCGGTTCGTCGCCAGCGTCGAGCCGGGTGAAACGTTCGTGGTGGAATGCGCGATTAACGTGAACGACGGCACGATCCGGCATCTCGGTCAGCAATTGACCGCGGCTGACGTCACTCTTCCGTTCGTCAATGGGGCGACCGGACCGATTGAAGTGCGCGGTTCGAAAGCAGGCGACATGCTGAAAGTCGAGATCATCAATATGGAGCTCGACAAGCTCGGCTTTACCGCCTTGTGGCCAGGGATCGGAATGTTTCCCGATTGGGTGCGGAGAAAAGAGTTCGGCAGGCAGACAAGGGTTGTCGAGGTCAAAGATAATCTCGTCCACTGGAACGAACACGTCAAGCTGCCCATAAAGCCGATGATCGGAGTCATTGGTGTCGCGCCGGTGCATGGCGCCGTCTTGACCGTCGACAACGGTCCGCATGGCGGCAATCTGGATGTGCAGGAGATTACGACAGGCAATACCGTGTTCCTGCGCGTCAACCAGGAGGGAACGCATCTCTTTCTCGGCGATTGCCACGCCATCCAGGGCGACGGCGAATGCAACGGCATGGGTGCCATCGAAATTGCCGCGACGCTGACCGTAAAAGTGTCGCTCGAGAAGGCGCCGGCCCGGTTGAATCACCCGCGCATCGAAACCTCGACGCATATTTGCACGCTGGGTTGCGCCCGGCCGCTTGAAGACGCCATGCGACTTGCCTTTGAGGAAATGGTCTATTGGATGGAGGACGATTGGAAGATTCCTGCCGCCGAAGGATACATGCTTCTCGGTCAAATTGCGGAAGCGCGATGCACACAGGTGGTCAATCCAAAATATACCTACATCTGCAAGGTCGATAAAAGCATATTATCGAGATATTTCGGCTGA
- a CDS encoding sulfite oxidase, translating to MDMKSGNWSGTAIRPVGLIIRQKDPNNLEMPFDQLDEFITPSELFYIRSHFPTPEMDPVAYRLSISGAVRNELSLSYADIRAMPSRTCVATLECAGNSRVFMVPPVPGAQWELGAVGNAEWTGVPLSALLERAGVADEVCELVLEGADRGVPKEEPKPPGPISYARSIPLARAMEPDVLIAYQMNGQDLTPDHGYPLRAIVPGHYGMASVKWLTDIVAVTQPFQGYWQTSDYGYWDDSDGTPVRRPLAEMKLKSQIARPRVYERLQPNRPYTIFGAAWAADTDVAEIWISLDGGASWVQGDFLDPVNRHAWRRWKYDWITPAQPGRHTLLARATGADRRTQPDGHNPNFGSYVIDHPLPIEVFVAAP from the coding sequence ATGGATATGAAATCTGGGAACTGGTCCGGCACGGCGATACGTCCCGTTGGCCTGATCATCCGGCAAAAAGACCCGAATAATCTCGAAATGCCATTCGATCAGCTCGACGAGTTCATCACGCCGTCCGAACTGTTTTACATACGCAGTCATTTCCCCACGCCGGAGATGGACCCCGTCGCCTATCGGCTATCGATCAGCGGCGCCGTGCGGAACGAGCTAAGCCTGAGCTACGCCGATATCCGCGCCATGCCTTCACGGACATGCGTCGCCACGCTGGAGTGCGCCGGCAACAGCCGCGTATTCATGGTGCCGCCGGTGCCGGGCGCACAATGGGAACTCGGTGCGGTCGGCAACGCCGAATGGACGGGTGTGCCCCTTTCCGCGCTGTTGGAGCGCGCCGGAGTCGCGGACGAGGTGTGCGAACTGGTGCTCGAAGGCGCTGATCGCGGCGTGCCGAAGGAAGAGCCAAAGCCCCCGGGGCCGATCTCGTATGCCCGCAGCATCCCGCTGGCGCGGGCGATGGAACCGGACGTGCTGATCGCCTACCAGATGAACGGGCAGGATCTGACGCCCGATCACGGATATCCCCTGCGCGCCATCGTACCGGGGCATTACGGCATGGCGTCGGTCAAGTGGCTGACCGACATTGTTGCCGTCACGCAGCCGTTTCAGGGCTACTGGCAGACGTCCGACTACGGCTATTGGGATGATTCCGATGGGACACCTGTACGCCGGCCCCTTGCGGAGATGAAACTGAAGTCGCAGATCGCACGCCCCCGTGTGTACGAGAGGCTCCAGCCCAATCGTCCCTACACCATTTTCGGGGCCGCCTGGGCGGCGGACACCGATGTCGCCGAAATCTGGATCAGCCTGGACGGCGGCGCATCGTGGGTCCAGGGCGATTTCCTCGACCCGGTAAACCGGCACGCATGGCGCCGCTGGAAATACGACTGGATCACCCCGGCACAACCGGGCCGCCATACACTGTTGGCGCGGGCGACCGGAGCAGACCGCCGTACCCAGCCAGACGGCCATAATCCAAATTTCGGCAGCTATGTGATCGATCACCCGCTTCCCATCGAGGTTTTTGTAGCTGCGCCTTGA